A single window of Gossypium arboreum isolate Shixiya-1 chromosome 13, ASM2569848v2, whole genome shotgun sequence DNA harbors:
- the LOC128286678 gene encoding stomatal closure-related actin-binding protein 1-like has product MNGVDQPSESIHVLHVGKMRMKLRKVKTAIAKEYYSSAMQLCGVRGGGNAAAQALFWLAKKGFSVVLAFESERDRNAAIMLARRFAFDCNIMLAGPDDRTSLET; this is encoded by the exons ATGAATGGTGTAGATCAACCATCAGAATCCATTCATGTACTACATGTAGGAAAGATGAGGATGAAGCTACGTAAAGTAAAGACTGCAATTGCTAAAGAATATTATTCCAGCGCAATGCAG CTCTGTGGAGTCCGAGGTGGCGGAAACGCAGCCGCTCAGGCATTGTTTTGGCTAGCAAAGAAAGGATTTTCGGTTGTATTAGCATTTGAATCAGAGAGAGATCGAAATGCAGCCATCATGCTTGCCCGGAGATTTGCTTTTGACTGCAAT ATCATGCTTGCCGGTCCAGACGATAGAACTTCATTAGAAACCTAA
- the LOC108449909 gene encoding uncharacterized protein LOC108449909 yields MEGIEHRMIKVNGINIHIAEKGEGPVILFLHGFPELWYSWRHQILALSSMGYRAIAPDLRGYGDSDAPDSVESYTCFHIIGDLVELIDVLDPDVGKVFVVGHDWGAYMAWLLCLFRPDKVKALVNLSVPFRRFDREIKPVDVRKANYGDDYYISRFQEYGEIEGEFAEVGVERVVKEYLCDFPVLLPKGKLFKRPLDEPITLPSWLTEEEANYYVTVFQKTGFTCPINYYRNLGRNWELLGPWVGSKIKTPAKFIVGDKDLVYGMAGMKEYIHNGGFKEDVPSLEQVVVMKGVSHFINMEKPEEISSHIYDFFCQFH; encoded by the exons ATGGAAGGGATAGAGCACCGaatgattaaagtgaatggcATAAACATTCACATAGCTGAAAAAGGTGAAGGTCCAGTCATCCTTTTCCTCCATGGCTTCCCTGAGCTTTGGTATTCATGGCGTCACCAAATCCTCGCTTTATCTTCCATGGGTTACCGAGCCATTGCTCCCGATTTGAGAGGCTACGGTGACTCGGATGCTCCCGACTCAGTCGAGAGTTACACTTGTTTCCACATAATCGGCGATTTGGTGGAGCTGATAGACGTATTGGATCCGGATGTAGGCAAGGTGTTTGTTGTTGGGCATGACTGGGGAGCTTACATGGCTTGGTTATTGTGTCTGTTTAGGCCTGATAAAGTGAAAGCTTTGGTGAATTTAAGTGTGCCGTTTAGAAGGTTTGATCGGGAAATTAAGCCCGTTGATGTCCGGAAAGCTAATTACGGCGACGATTATTACATATCTAGATTTCAG GAATATGGAGAAATAGAAGGTGAATTTGCAGAGGTTGGAGTGGAGAGAGTTGTGAAGGAATATTTGTGTGATTTTCCAGTTTTGTTGCCAAAAGGGAAACTATTCAAACGTCCATTAGATGAACCGATTACATTGCCTTCTTGGTTGACTGAGGAAGAAGCCAATTACTATGTCACTGTATTCCAGAAAACTGGCTTCACTTGTCCAATCAACTATTACAGAAACCTTGGCAG GAATTGGGAGCTCTTGGGACCATGGGTGGGTAGTAAGATCAAAACACCAGCCAAGTTCATTGTAGGTGATAAGGATTTGGTTTATGGTATGGCAGGGATGAAAGAATACATTCACAATGGTGGGTTCAAAGAAGATGTGCCATCTTTGGAGCAAGTGGTGGTAATGAAAGGTGTCAGTCATTTCATTAACATGGAAAAACCAGAAGAGATTAGCAGCCACATATATGATTTCTTTTGCCAATTCcattga